One window of Methanogenium organophilum genomic DNA carries:
- a CDS encoding MATE family efflux transporter gives MTRPMTVGVETLLGDPKPAIRSLAWPVMVGMVLQTVYNLTDAFWVAGISADALAAVGFFFPFFFAVFGFANGMGVGAGSAISRYIGMRDAEGANRVVSHTVVLVLVFTVLITITGFLVTDHFDLVLGETPVATMASDYADIIFLGTFFILSLGIGSAILRGEGDAKRTMYVMLVSSLVNIVLDPIFIYGLGLGVPGAAWATVVAFTSACIPIFWWIFVKRDTHVQVSFAGFTFSRTITREILKVGLPASIQHISMAMTTFSLNIIILMVATTDGIAIYTTGWRVVTIGIMPLIAISTAVVSVCGAAYGAGIIRKAEEGHLYAIRLGVAISLAVTVAVYLCAPYIALAFTYSEDAAHLYPGLVVFLQTVCFFFPAVSFGVFSSSLLQGFGRGIDSLVVTLLRTIGMTVLTSYLFAVILGWGIMGVWWGLVVGNTIGAGIAYLWARVYTRILLRRSGMADDVV, from the coding sequence ATGACAAGACCGATGACTGTCGGTGTCGAGACGCTTCTCGGCGACCCGAAACCCGCCATCCGCAGTCTTGCATGGCCGGTGATGGTGGGGATGGTGCTCCAGACGGTCTACAACCTCACGGACGCCTTCTGGGTAGCAGGGATCAGCGCGGACGCCCTTGCGGCGGTAGGATTCTTCTTCCCGTTCTTCTTTGCGGTCTTTGGGTTTGCAAACGGGATGGGCGTCGGCGCCGGGTCTGCGATATCCCGTTATATCGGCATGCGGGACGCGGAGGGTGCGAACCGGGTGGTGAGCCACACGGTAGTCCTGGTCCTGGTATTCACCGTACTCATCACCATCACCGGATTTCTGGTGACGGATCACTTTGATTTAGTTCTCGGGGAGACGCCGGTTGCGACGATGGCATCTGATTATGCGGATATCATCTTCCTCGGGACCTTTTTCATTCTCTCCCTGGGCATCGGGAGTGCGATTCTCCGGGGAGAGGGGGATGCAAAGCGGACAATGTACGTGATGCTTGTGAGTTCTCTCGTGAACATCGTCCTCGACCCCATCTTTATCTACGGGCTGGGACTGGGAGTCCCCGGGGCGGCATGGGCGACCGTGGTGGCGTTCACATCCGCCTGCATCCCGATATTCTGGTGGATATTTGTCAAACGCGACACCCATGTGCAGGTATCCTTCGCCGGGTTCACGTTCTCACGGACCATCACCCGGGAGATCCTGAAGGTTGGGCTGCCCGCATCCATCCAGCATATTTCGATGGCGATGACGACCTTCTCACTGAATATCATCATTCTCATGGTGGCGACAACCGATGGTATTGCGATCTATACCACCGGATGGCGGGTGGTAACGATTGGCATCATGCCGCTCATTGCCATATCAACGGCGGTCGTCTCGGTCTGTGGTGCAGCCTATGGCGCAGGAATCATCCGCAAGGCGGAGGAAGGCCATCTCTACGCCATCCGCCTCGGGGTAGCAATCAGCCTTGCCGTAACGGTTGCCGTCTATCTCTGCGCCCCCTATATCGCCCTTGCCTTCACGTACAGTGAGGATGCAGCTCATCTCTACCCCGGTCTTGTTGTATTCCTGCAGACGGTCTGCTTCTTCTTCCCGGCGGTTAGTTTTGGTGTCTTCTCCTCCTCTTTGCTGCAGGGGTTCGGCCGGGGGATTGACTCTCTCGTGGTCACCCTCCTGCGGACCATCGGGATGACGGTCCTGACCAGCTATCTCTTTGCGGTTATCCTTGGCTGGGGTATCATGGGCGTCTGGTGGGGCCTTGTCGTCGGGAATACCATCGGTGCCGGCATCGCGTATCTCTGGGCCCGGGTCTATACCCGTATTCTCCTCCGGAGGAGCGGGATGGCGGATGACGTGGTTTAA